The sequence AGCCGCATGCCGTAGCTGCGCGCCTGCCGCACGAGGCGTCGCTGCCGCGCCCGGCCCGCCGTCACGCTCTCGCCGTACCCGGCGCTGATGACGACGAGGCCGCGCACCCCGTACTCGCCGCACTCGGCGACGGCCTCGGGCACGCGCTCGGCGGGGACGACGACCACGGCGAGATCGACGTCCTCGCCGATCTCCTTGACGGTGCGGAAGGCGGGGACACCGTCGAGCGTGCCCTGGTCCTCGGGGAAGCTGCTGTTGACGGCGGAGAGGCGGCCCGTGTAGCCGGCGGCGAGGAGGTTGCGCAGGATGCTGCGGCCCACGCCGCCGCCCGCGCGTTTGGCGCCGACGACCGCGACCGAGGCGGGGGCGAGGAGGCGCTGCACCGAGCGGGACTCGGCGCGCTGCTCGCGCGCGTACTGCACCGCGAGCGAGCGCTCGGTGGGTTCCAGGCCGAAGGTCAGGTGGACGACGCCGTCCTCGAAGCTGCGCTTCTGCTGGTAGCCCGCGTCCGTGAAGACCTTGATCATCTTGGTGTTGTGGGGCAGCACCTCGGCGCCGAAGCGGCGGATGCCGCGCTCGCGCGCGACGGCCGCGATGTGTTCGAGGAGCGCCGAGGCGACGCCGCGTCCCTGGTACGCGTCCTGCACGAGGAAGGCCACCTCGGCCTCGTCGGCGGGCGCGGACGCGGGACGGCCCGTCGCGTCGACGCGATCGAAGCGGACCGTCGCGATGAACTCGCCGCCGATGGTCGCGGCGAGCCCGACCCGGTCCACGAAGTCGTGGTGCGTGAAGCGGTGCACGTCCTTCGCGGAGAGCTTCGGGTAGGGGGCGAAGAAGCGGTAGTACTTCGACTCGTCGGAGACCTGCTCGTAGAAGCTGACGAGCCGTTCGGCGTCGTCGGCGGTGATGGGCCTGATCCGCGCGGTGCCGCCGTCGCGCAGTACGACATCGGCCTCCCAGTGCGCGGGATAGCCGGCGTCGGGCGCCTGCGCCGAGGGGTGCCGGTCCTGGGGGCGGTCGCCTCCCGGAACGGGCACTGCTGAGCTGGGCTCCTCTGGGCGGGGCGGGTCGGCCGGGGTCTCCATGGGGTCAGCGTACGACCGTGTGTGCGAGGCGCGGGGGTGCCGTGCGGGGGCGCGGCGACGGGATCGGAAGGGGGCGGACGGCGGGGGCTTTCGGCCGGTGGGCGCTGCGCGGCGCAGGGGGGCGAGGCGCGGCGCAGGGGGGCGCGACGCAGGGGGCCGGGGCGTGGGGGCCCGGGGCCGGGGCGCGGCGCGGGGGTGTCCCCCTGGTGCCCGCGCACACCCCTCGTACGGCCCCCGCCCCCTTGCGCCGCGCGGCGCGCCGTGCCACCACGAGGGGAGAACGCGTCCCGGAACGGGAAGGCCCGTACCGCGACCCCGCACCGATCCGCACCACCGGAAGACCGCACCGACCGCACCACTGGAAGCCGCACCGATCCGCACCACCGGAAGCTGCACAACCGCGTATCCGCACCGGGCCCGCACGCGCGCGGGCCCCGGACCCGAAGGGCTGCACCATGGCTGAGCGTCGCGTCACCGTCGGCTGGCCGGAGGGCCTCCACGCCCGTCCCGCCTCCCTCTTCGTGCGGGCATCGACCGCCACCGGACTCCCCGTGACCGTCGCCAAGAGCGAAGGCGAAGCGGTCAACGCCCGCTCCATGCTCGCGGTGCTCGGCCTCGGCGTGCAGGGGGGCGAGGAGATCACGCTGAGCGCGGAGGGAGAGGGGGCGGAAGAGGCCCTGGACCGGCTCGCCAAACTCGTGGCCGAGGGGCTCCAGGAACTCCCGGAAACCGTTTAGGGAATACGCGGGGGTCCGGGCGCGCGGAATTGTTCTCCACGCGTCCGGGTCCTCGCGCATTTCCGGGGCGGGCACAGCGATAAAGCCCACCGAAGACACACCCCATTACGGGCAGGGAATGCCCGCTCGCCGGGACGGCGAAGGTGGCGAGGTGACGGTCTCGCGATGTCGTATCCCTTTGTATACGGCCCCCGTGTTAATGCGGGAGGCCGGGATTGTTTACGGGATGTTGCGAAGTCCTCACCACCGGGCCGACGCGCACGGTCACACCCGCTCGCGCGGTCACCGGGCGGGCGCGCGACCTCACCAGGCGGGGGCCTCCTCGGGGTCGCGCCCCGGCGGGCGGCGCGGGGGGCGGGGGCCGGGGCCGCGCAGGCGGTGGGCGCGGCGCGCGCGGTCGGCGTGCTGCGCGGTGAGCGCGCGGGCCCGCTCCGCGTCGCCGCGCGCCACCGCGTCGACGATCGCGCCGTGCTCGGCCCAGGACTCCTGCGGGCGGGCGGGCGATTCGACCACGTACATCCACGCGATCTTGTGCCGCAGCAGGGTCAGGAGCGAGGTCAGCGTCTCGCTCGCGCTGGCCTGGACAAGGGTTTCGTGGAACCAGCCGCCCAGCGAGCGCAGGTCCTCCTCCTGCCCCCGCCGCGCCCGCTCCTGCCCGAGCCGGACGAGACCGCGCAGCACCTTGAGGTGCGCCTCGGTCCTGCGCTGCGCGGCGCGCGCCGCGCACAGCGGCTCCAGCAGCAGCCTGGTCTCCAGGACGTCCACGGCCTCCTGCGCCCCCGGCTCCGCGACCTGCGCCCCCGCGTGCCGGCGCGTCACCACGAAGCCCTCCGCCTCCAGCGTGCGCAGCGCCTCCCGCACCGGCACCCGCGACACCCCGTATCTCCGCGCGAGCAATTCCTCCGTGAGCCGGCTCCCCCGCTCGTACACGCCCGAGACGATATCGTCCCTGATCGCCGTGCATACCGAGTGCGCGGGAATGCTCATGACCCGACCTCCGCATTAATCACCGCGAAACGCTGTCTGGACGTCCGCGAGGTGACTCCATTAGAGCAGTGACCCTATGAGAACAGCGAAGAATTCCTCACGGCAGGGCGCATTCCCCGGATTTCCCCGGGCTCCGGTGCGCTGTTTACGGGCGGTTCGGGGCGGAAAGGGCGGGGGTGTGCGGGGCCGGGGGGATCTCGGGGGCCGTAGCCGGAATGCCGAAAGCCCCCGGGGGGCGGGGGCTTTCGGGGGCGTCGCGCGGGGGACGCGGGGCTGGTGCGGGGTCCGTGCGGGGGGCCGGACGAGACCGCTGCGGGATTCCCGTGCGGGGGCGGCACCGGGTCCCGTGCCGGGCCAGGGCTCAGATGTCGATGCCGTGGCCGCGCAGGTAGGCGAGCGGGTCCATGTCGGAGCCGTACTCGGGGCTCGTGCGGGCCTCGAAGTGCAGGTGGGGACCCGTGACGTTGCCCGTGGCGCCCGAGATCGCGATCTGCTGACCCGCGGTCACGGCCTGCCCGACCGCGACGGTGGCGGCGGTCAGGTGCCCGTACTGCGTGTACGTCCCGTCGTGCATACGGAGCACGACCTCGTTCCCGTACGCGCCGCCCCAGTCGACCTTCACGACCGTCCCGGCCCCGACCGCGTGGACGCTCGTGCCGCTCGCCGCGTGGAAGTCGATGCCGGTGTGGCTGCCTGACGACCACAGCGAGCTGCTGGCGTGGTAGCCGGTGGAGACGTACGAGCCGGGGATCGGCAGGACGAAGGTGTTGAGGCGCTTGCGCTCGGCGGCCCGCGCGGCCCGCTCCTTCGCCTCCTTCTTCCGCTCGGCCTCGCGCTTCGCCTTCGCGGCCTCCTTGCTCGCCCGGGCCGCGGCCTCCGCCTCGGCGGCGTCCT comes from Streptomyces sp. Tu6071 and encodes:
- a CDS encoding HPr family phosphocarrier protein, producing MAERRVTVGWPEGLHARPASLFVRASTATGLPVTVAKSEGEAVNARSMLAVLGLGVQGGEEITLSAEGEGAEEALDRLAKLVAEGLQELPETV
- a CDS encoding GntR family transcriptional regulator gives rise to the protein MSIPAHSVCTAIRDDIVSGVYERGSRLTEELLARRYGVSRVPVREALRTLEAEGFVVTRRHAGAQVAEPGAQEAVDVLETRLLLEPLCAARAAQRRTEAHLKVLRGLVRLGQERARRGQEEDLRSLGGWFHETLVQASASETLTSLLTLLRHKIAWMYVVESPARPQESWAEHGAIVDAVARGDAERARALTAQHADRARRAHRLRGPGPRPPRRPPGRDPEEAPAW
- a CDS encoding M23 family metallopeptidase yields the protein MAFTRPTGRHRRPAVRASRTGAKVAGIAALTTGSVVGTLAAPAQAAQHEGPDTGLTRVIGFDSVAQEIATQASLVHSAAEQDAAEAEAAARASKEAAKAKREAERKKEAKERAARAAERKRLNTFVLPIPGSYVSTGYHASSSLWSSGSHTGIDFHAASGTSVHAVGAGTVVKVDWGGAYGNEVVLRMHDGTYTQYGHLTAATVAVGQAVTAGQQIAISGATGNVTGPHLHFEARTSPEYGSDMDPLAYLRGHGIDI